In one window of bacterium DNA:
- a CDS encoding glycosyltransferase yields the protein MTLSVLTTVYNRERSILRAVESILRQEYADFEYVIVDDGSTDATMQRLASITDERVRVIARKHEGRAASLNAGLAACSGSLIAIMDSDDEAQADRLAKQLDFLEHQPDVAMLGCHVLVRDETTGKQRVIAFPEHHEDILHGMPVTSMLPFNSSIIRRQVFDTVGGFDEALPAGEDYAFQLRALRHFRFHNLPSVLNTVQRSFDSLGVASQQAQDRVTREASAAFLAEEQRDPCCFPSPRALEEAQARAAYYHGRIAEARKRYFHLLLHAPQRLTTLRYLIPTFMGRGLQFLRNRGILSRITTPLRSLRSFRRHILP from the coding sequence ATGACACTTTCCGTACTCACCACCGTCTACAACAGGGAGCGCAGCATTCTCCGTGCTGTCGAAAGTATTCTCCGGCAGGAATATGCAGATTTCGAATATGTCATCGTCGACGACGGTTCGACCGACGCCACGATGCAACGGCTGGCGTCCATTACCGACGAGCGTGTGCGTGTGATTGCGCGTAAGCATGAGGGACGCGCGGCGTCACTCAATGCAGGACTCGCTGCATGCAGCGGCTCCCTGATTGCGATCATGGATTCCGACGACGAGGCACAGGCCGATCGCCTTGCGAAACAGCTGGACTTCCTCGAGCACCAACCTGATGTCGCAATGCTCGGCTGTCACGTGCTGGTGAGGGACGAGACGACGGGAAAGCAGCGTGTCATCGCTTTCCCTGAACATCATGAGGACATCCTGCATGGCATGCCCGTCACCAGCATGCTGCCCTTCAATTCTTCAATCATTCGCCGTCAGGTTTTCGATACCGTCGGTGGCTTCGACGAAGCGCTGCCCGCCGGAGAGGATTACGCGTTTCAGCTCCGCGCGCTGCGGCATTTCCGTTTTCACAATCTTCCCTCGGTTCTCAACACCGTGCAGCGCTCGTTTGATTCGCTTGGCGTGGCAAGTCAGCAGGCGCAGGACCGTGTGACACGCGAAGCGAGTGCGGCCTTCCTTGCTGAGGAGCAACGCGATCCGTGTTGCTTTCCCTCTCCCCGGGCGCTGGAGGAAGCGCAGGCGCGTGCGGCTTATTATCACGGACGCATCGCCGAAGCGCGCAAACGGTATTTCCATCTGCTGCTCCATGCCCCGCAACGGCTGACCACTCTTCGCTATCTGATTCCAACGTTCATGGGTCGCGGTCTGCAGTTTCTCCGCAACCGTGGCATCCTCTCACGCATCACCACCCCCCTGCGATCACTTCGCAGTTTCCGCCGCCACATTCTCCCCTGA
- a CDS encoding oligosaccharide flippase family protein: MRHLTSYGPAALSRIVGVACTLSLHVLIARSSGPAAYASVAFFVTVFSLAGMLLDFGNEQQLIREGGATSSRARSVLFFAPLLALIVVMLLGFAATPFEQLFSINGIGTIFLLGLPALPLRALDIVPRSTLQRAQRFTTLAWIDSAGSLSGWVVALIVFFQQRDPAAYGLYTTAMYTVRLVLYWRQSALRMRDVQGTPALRQYFGSWRLLLVSAGDRLTTTYDDFAVARGFGPAMLGVYHLSYRVITLVQDFLAGVLRVLSYPVYAETAYDRELVYRQFCLDTRLVFAVTAPLLVWTICTADWGIPLLLTARWNGAVLIFQLLALEALRQSLLPLAGQALIAISHERVLLRFTLVSVGVLLPAFTILAFFDLTVFVVGFLLINSVLNLYFYIEVRRAFAFPVRQMHLAWLPGLLAAVLTGVLHMLLRAAGLQGAVHAILLFAFSLVLITQLYRLQFADIGVSFRQLLRRRAGEAESRMCIVHTDAAFAEDNPHLKHVHEALMRMHEDVRILPLHYRNDVTAAWKRRLRGGEDKKNMHILHIHFPVICYQGKSLSASVARGSRYLLLITLLRVSGMHFVVSLHDAIAHDFPFRRWEAVFLTLLFQSADAIFTYSQNGVDEVARRYGRTAAVHRLRHAAYRTTEVEAERNELRRELGITADHRILLMFGEHKPYKGYAEFVRSLRDQDTMGITLLCAGKGMQQLESVCADAGIEHVIVDAYLTEERLAALIEVADYGVLPYQRILHSGSAVYLLSHGCPIIVPARGVFPEYFAEYAVGVLMSGSGRADIAEMLERVRIHERHEYQAEIRRFLSDHRIEDAGEELYRAYAAVLRGFSGENVAAETAK, from the coding sequence GTGCGACATCTTACGTCATACGGTCCGGCCGCACTCTCGCGCATCGTGGGTGTGGCCTGTACGCTTTCACTGCATGTGCTCATCGCGCGCAGCAGCGGTCCGGCGGCCTATGCATCCGTCGCGTTTTTCGTGACGGTGTTTTCGCTCGCCGGCATGCTGCTCGATTTCGGGAATGAGCAGCAGCTGATTCGTGAAGGTGGGGCCACGTCCTCTCGCGCCCGTTCCGTTCTCTTCTTCGCGCCGCTGCTCGCACTGATCGTCGTCATGCTGCTGGGATTTGCGGCCACTCCGTTCGAACAGCTTTTCTCCATCAACGGTATCGGCACGATTTTTTTGCTGGGACTCCCGGCATTGCCTCTGCGGGCGCTGGACATCGTTCCACGCAGCACGCTGCAGCGTGCGCAGCGTTTCACAACCCTGGCGTGGATCGACAGTGCGGGAAGCCTGTCTGGCTGGGTCGTGGCACTCATTGTCTTCTTTCAGCAGCGTGATCCCGCGGCGTATGGACTGTATACCACCGCAATGTACACGGTGCGTCTTGTGCTGTACTGGCGGCAGAGTGCGCTGCGGATGAGGGACGTACAGGGCACACCTGCGCTGCGGCAGTATTTCGGAAGCTGGAGACTGCTGCTGGTAAGTGCCGGCGACAGGCTCACGACGACGTATGATGACTTTGCTGTCGCTCGGGGTTTTGGTCCGGCCATGCTTGGCGTGTATCACCTCAGCTACCGGGTCATCACCCTGGTGCAGGATTTTCTCGCGGGCGTACTGCGCGTGCTTTCCTATCCCGTTTATGCAGAAACTGCATATGACCGTGAACTTGTGTACCGGCAGTTCTGTCTCGATACGCGACTTGTGTTTGCCGTCACTGCGCCGCTTCTCGTCTGGACCATCTGCACTGCCGACTGGGGGATTCCGCTGCTGCTTACCGCGCGGTGGAACGGGGCCGTGCTGATCTTTCAGCTGCTGGCGCTCGAGGCGCTGCGGCAGTCGCTGCTGCCACTGGCGGGACAGGCGCTGATTGCCATTTCACACGAACGGGTGCTGCTGCGCTTTACCCTCGTCAGCGTTGGCGTTCTTCTCCCTGCATTCACCATACTCGCTTTTTTCGACCTCACGGTCTTCGTCGTCGGTTTTCTGCTCATCAACAGCGTGCTCAACCTCTACTTTTACATAGAGGTGCGACGCGCTTTCGCTTTTCCCGTGCGACAGATGCATCTGGCATGGCTTCCCGGTTTGCTTGCAGCGGTGTTGACCGGTGTTCTGCACATGCTGCTGCGCGCAGCCGGATTGCAGGGAGCTGTTCATGCCATACTGCTCTTCGCCTTTTCCCTTGTGCTGATCACGCAGTTGTACCGGCTGCAGTTTGCCGATATCGGCGTGTCGTTTCGTCAACTGCTGCGCCGCCGCGCAGGCGAAGCAGAATCCCGTATGTGTATCGTGCATACGGATGCCGCCTTTGCCGAAGACAATCCGCATCTGAAACACGTACATGAAGCGCTGATGCGTATGCACGAGGATGTTCGCATTCTGCCCCTGCACTACCGGAACGATGTGACAGCAGCCTGGAAGCGGAGGCTTCGTGGGGGCGAAGACAAAAAAAATATGCACATTCTGCATATTCACTTTCCTGTCATTTGTTATCAGGGGAAGAGCCTGTCCGCGAGTGTCGCGCGGGGCAGCCGCTACCTGCTGCTCATCACCCTGCTGCGCGTTTCCGGCATGCACTTCGTCGTTTCTTTGCACGACGCCATTGCGCACGACTTCCCGTTCCGCCGGTGGGAGGCGGTATTCCTGACACTGCTGTTCCAGTCTGCCGACGCCATTTTCACGTATTCACAGAACGGGGTGGATGAAGTCGCACGCCGCTACGGCAGAACAGCCGCAGTGCATCGCCTGCGTCATGCGGCATACAGAACGACAGAGGTGGAGGCAGAGCGAAATGAGCTGCGTCGGGAACTCGGTATCACTGCTGACCACCGCATCCTGCTGATGTTCGGTGAGCACAAACCGTATAAAGGATATGCCGAGTTTGTGCGCTCGCTGCGCGATCAGGATACGATGGGCATCACACTGCTGTGCGCGGGAAAGGGAATGCAGCAGCTGGAATCCGTTTGTGCTGACGCAGGTATTGAGCATGTGATTGTCGACGCATATCTCACAGAAGAGCGTCTCGCCGCGTTGATTGAGGTGGCGGACTACGGTGTGCTCCCCTATCAGCGCATTCTGCACAGCGGAAGCGCTGTGTATCTGCTTTCACACGGTTGTCCCATCATCGTACCGGCGCGCGGCGTGTTCCCGGAATATTTCGCGGAGTATGCTGTCGGAGTGTTGATGTCCGGCTCCGGGCGTGCGGATATTGCCGAGATGCTTGAACGTGTCCGCATTCACGAAAGACATGAGTATCAGGCTGAGATACGGCGTTTTCTCTCGGACCATCGGATCGAGGATGCCGGGGAGGAATTGTACCGTGCATACGCAGCGGTATTACGCGGTTTTTCAGGGGAGAATGTGGCGGCGGAAACTGCGAAGTGA
- a CDS encoding SpoIIE family protein phosphatase produces MKGRFIESRFVYLALATAGGFLLLLALVQLPAGILIQYTKPSLPWFPVENMAEGVRIVPVVTREGEPDAHFQPSDILTRVNDVALDSAHFDEMALQRMTAALRIGDTVRVRLLRGGAEKRFSIILSHSISDARGKEISLLTFLINNISPVFIILVGYIVLLRRPRRRESVLFFGSLACYAWYLLGGVHASIYMPWWSALGKLRGISLEVTFMLFLPMLLHFLLVFPKEWFMRERRGLRLLLVYIPYVLIAAGGYVLLTKMQLPIVEEFSLAANLVYAVSPVVGLLIIRASYRRARAPLTKSLLNVVFMGMTAFTFGFILLIVINILYIFYDVLLPVALELRLVALLLITLMLPLTFGYALLRYGFLDIQILFKRTTLYALLSVFIVLVFVLLNAFLQHYFDSFTSTDALLVSVIVTGVIAIFIALGKGHIQQLLDRTLFRDEWQRRSRLAAFGRSLLHLLERDDLLRELTVTLPDILEVSVASVITLDEKGSAYLLAGTTLPEEVVERMLRQKNLFARLRDGEVLDVHGFAEAEDMHGLNAMTDIAEHEGRHTVLLLGKKRNGRKLSAEEFVELRSVAEHAMLGWKNVELSDELREKERFRKEVHIAQQIQAAMLPGATPSHERFDFAAWSLPAREVGGDFFDFLQFDSESPGVIVGDVSDKGISAAMVMASTISTLRYAAEYEDSPRGILEAANNRIFQDTSRSMFVAVCVARLDAARMQMTFTNAGLPMPLLIRDGAAYQIAWSDAGGHLALGVQPDARYHQDTLDLQSGDVILLYSDGLEEMMDDDGAGSSVSQLKAHVLAAGDSGSTDALTAADMLRNIVTGVLPEEHTTGIKDDMTIVLCRVR; encoded by the coding sequence ATGAAAGGACGATTCATCGAATCCCGTTTTGTCTACCTCGCCCTCGCTACGGCAGGGGGATTCCTGCTGTTGCTCGCTCTGGTGCAGCTTCCTGCGGGTATCCTCATTCAATACACCAAACCCAGTCTGCCCTGGTTCCCGGTTGAGAATATGGCGGAAGGTGTGCGCATTGTGCCGGTAGTGACACGTGAAGGGGAGCCGGATGCGCATTTCCAGCCCAGCGATATCCTCACCCGCGTCAACGATGTGGCGCTCGACTCGGCGCATTTCGATGAAATGGCGCTGCAGAGAATGACGGCAGCGCTCCGCATCGGCGATACCGTGCGGGTGCGTCTGCTGCGCGGCGGTGCGGAAAAGCGTTTTTCCATCATTCTGTCGCATTCCATCAGTGATGCGCGCGGGAAGGAGATCTCGCTTCTCACCTTTCTGATCAACAACATCTCACCGGTCTTTATTATTCTCGTTGGCTACATCGTACTGCTGCGGCGTCCGCGGCGACGGGAGTCTGTCCTCTTTTTCGGCAGCCTGGCCTGTTATGCCTGGTATTTGCTCGGGGGTGTGCACGCCAGCATTTACATGCCCTGGTGGAGTGCGCTCGGGAAGCTGCGTGGGATCAGTCTGGAAGTCACTTTCATGCTGTTTCTCCCCATGCTGCTGCATTTCCTGCTCGTGTTTCCGAAAGAGTGGTTCATGCGTGAACGCAGGGGACTACGCCTGCTGCTCGTATATATTCCGTACGTACTCATTGCAGCAGGCGGCTATGTGCTGCTGACGAAGATGCAGCTGCCCATTGTTGAGGAATTCTCATTGGCCGCCAACCTCGTGTATGCCGTTTCGCCGGTTGTCGGTCTCCTGATTATCCGGGCGAGCTACCGCCGTGCCCGGGCACCGCTGACGAAGAGTCTGCTGAACGTCGTGTTCATGGGTATGACCGCGTTTACCTTCGGCTTCATCCTGCTGATCGTGATCAACATCCTCTATATTTTCTACGATGTCCTCCTCCCCGTCGCGCTCGAATTGCGTCTTGTCGCGCTGCTCCTGATCACCCTCATGCTTCCGCTCACCTTCGGCTATGCGCTGCTGCGTTATGGCTTCCTCGATATTCAGATACTGTTCAAGCGCACGACGCTGTACGCCCTGTTGTCCGTCTTCATCGTCCTTGTCTTCGTACTGCTCAACGCGTTTCTCCAGCACTACTTCGATTCCTTCACCAGTACGGATGCCCTTCTTGTCTCCGTCATCGTGACCGGTGTCATCGCCATTTTCATTGCCCTGGGAAAAGGACATATTCAGCAGCTGCTCGATCGCACGCTCTTTCGCGATGAATGGCAGCGGCGCAGCCGGCTTGCGGCGTTCGGCCGCAGTCTGCTGCATTTGCTCGAGCGGGACGACCTGCTGCGCGAATTGACCGTGACGCTGCCCGACATTCTCGAGGTGAGCGTTGCCAGCGTCATCACGCTCGATGAAAAAGGCAGTGCATACCTGCTCGCGGGTACCACACTTCCGGAGGAGGTGGTCGAGCGCATGCTGCGGCAGAAGAATCTGTTTGCGCGTCTGAGGGATGGGGAGGTGCTGGATGTTCACGGCTTCGCCGAGGCAGAGGATATGCATGGACTCAATGCGATGACCGACATCGCGGAGCATGAAGGGCGGCATACCGTGCTGCTGCTGGGGAAAAAACGCAATGGCAGGAAACTCAGCGCGGAGGAATTTGTCGAGCTTCGTTCCGTTGCAGAACATGCCATGCTGGGATGGAAGAATGTGGAACTGTCGGATGAGTTGCGTGAAAAGGAACGCTTTCGCAAGGAGGTGCATATCGCCCAGCAGATTCAGGCCGCGATGCTGCCGGGGGCAACACCTTCTCACGAACGCTTCGATTTTGCCGCGTGGTCGCTTCCCGCCCGGGAAGTCGGCGGCGACTTTTTCGATTTCCTGCAGTTTGACAGCGAGAGTCCGGGAGTGATCGTAGGGGACGTCTCCGATAAGGGGATCTCCGCTGCCATGGTCATGGCGTCGACCATCAGCACGCTGCGCTATGCCGCGGAATATGAAGATTCCCCGCGTGGCATTCTCGAAGCAGCCAACAACCGGATTTTCCAGGATACCAGCCGCAGCATGTTTGTGGCCGTCTGCGTCGCGCGGCTCGATGCCGCCCGCATGCAGATGACGTTCACGAATGCCGGCCTGCCGATGCCGCTTCTGATTCGCGATGGCGCAGCGTACCAGATCGCGTGGTCGGATGCCGGGGGACACCTGGCGCTGGGGGTGCAGCCCGATGCCCGGTATCATCAGGACACACTGGATCTGCAGAGCGGTGATGTGATTCTGCTGTACAGTGATGGACTCGAAGAAATGATGGACGATGACGGGGCGGGCAGCAGCGTTTCACAGCTCAAGGCGCATGTGCTCGCCGCAGGTGACAGCGGAAGCACCGATGCCCTGACCGCGGCCGACATGCTGCGGAATATCGTCACCGGGGTGCTGCCCGAAGAGCATACCACGGGCATTAAAGACGACATGACCATCGTGCTCTGCCGCGTGCGATAG
- a CDS encoding saccharopine dehydrogenase NADP-binding domain-containing protein, with amino-acid sequence MKVTVLGGGMVGSAIARDLAREDAWEVCVADRNEHALAALSAFPVTTRTADLADAGALTAAISDADLVIGAVPGFMGYETLRRVIDAGKNVVDISFFPEDPFTLDELAKERGVTAVMDCGLAPGLGNILMGRLNADMDSIESFLCYVGGLPVVRRKPYEYGAVFSPIDVIEEYTRPARYIEHGHEVVRPALSDIEQLHFDGVGTLEAFNTDGLRTLAVTMQAPSMKEKTMRYPGHAALMQVLRDTGFFRKEAIDVDGVAVAPLDVTARLLFPAWQMEEGEEDLSVMRVTIVGEKDGMRESHTFDMLDRYDRESGTTSMARTTGYTCAVAARLVANGSYRHTGISPPEYLGAELDVFNALLEGLEQRNVRFAHSMKAG; translated from the coding sequence ATGAAGGTTACAGTACTCGGCGGCGGCATGGTGGGTTCAGCCATTGCCCGCGATCTGGCACGGGAGGACGCTTGGGAAGTGTGCGTTGCCGACCGCAACGAACACGCACTCGCTGCGCTGTCTGCGTTTCCGGTCACGACACGCACGGCGGACCTGGCAGATGCCGGGGCTCTTACCGCTGCCATCAGCGACGCCGACCTGGTCATCGGGGCCGTCCCCGGTTTCATGGGATATGAAACCCTGCGCCGTGTGATCGATGCGGGGAAAAATGTCGTCGATATTTCTTTTTTCCCGGAGGATCCCTTCACGCTTGATGAACTGGCGAAAGAGCGCGGTGTGACGGCGGTGATGGATTGTGGTCTGGCACCCGGACTCGGCAACATCCTCATGGGCCGGCTGAATGCGGATATGGACAGTATCGAGAGTTTTCTCTGTTATGTCGGGGGACTCCCTGTCGTGCGCCGCAAGCCCTACGAATACGGCGCCGTGTTTTCTCCCATCGACGTGATTGAAGAGTACACGCGTCCCGCCCGCTACATCGAACACGGACATGAGGTCGTGCGTCCCGCGCTCAGCGATATCGAACAGCTGCATTTCGACGGTGTGGGGACGCTCGAGGCATTCAATACTGACGGACTCCGTACCCTCGCGGTAACAATGCAGGCACCGAGCATGAAGGAAAAAACCATGCGCTACCCGGGGCACGCAGCCCTGATGCAGGTACTTCGCGATACCGGGTTTTTCCGCAAAGAGGCAATTGATGTGGATGGAGTCGCGGTCGCTCCGCTGGATGTCACCGCGCGCCTGCTCTTCCCCGCATGGCAGATGGAAGAGGGAGAGGAAGATCTCTCGGTCATGCGTGTAACCATCGTGGGTGAGAAAGACGGGATGCGGGAAAGTCACACCTTCGATATGCTCGACCGCTACGACCGTGAGAGCGGAACGACGTCAATGGCACGCACCACCGGCTACACTTGTGCAGTTGCCGCCCGCCTTGTCGCCAACGGCAGCTATCGTCACACCGGCATCTCACCTCCCGAGTACCTGGGCGCTGAGCTGGACGTATTCAATGCCCTGCTTGAGGGACTCGAACAGCGGAACGTACGCTTCGCACACAGCATGAAGGCGGGGTAG
- a CDS encoding UDP-N-acetylmuramate--alanine ligase, with the protein MKQFYFIGIAGSAMAGVAAALREQGHSVAGSDNGVYPPMSDFLAAQRIPYHDSFAETHISALPNGTVVVIGNAMSRGNVEVEAVLNRRLRYTSLAGLVGDEMIEGKTSVVIAGTHGKSTTSSLATWVLEVAGHSPGFLIGGIPENFGRGCRTALMDGVFVTEGDEYDTAFFDKRSKFVHYRPEIAVINNVEFDHADIFDSLEHIKRSFRQFVNLIPGNGLLIVNGDDAHAVEVAQQAHCSVLRFGMGSECELRCTDMAYEDGKTTFRMTDMRRGTLHSFRIGLTGEFNVRNAMAVVAIAERLGISDDVIQRAFDSFRSIKRRMEIIAEANGITLIDDFAHHPTALRLTLTALRERFPHRRLIACFEPRSNTTTRSIYQKEITEALGLADVSVIGAIDRPERYSEEERLSPPRIAEELKREGRTARAIPDPIEMVEYVKSILAEGDVVALCSNGKFGGAHALLREHIESLAGN; encoded by the coding sequence ATGAAGCAATTCTACTTTATCGGTATCGCAGGGTCGGCCATGGCGGGTGTCGCCGCGGCGCTGAGGGAGCAGGGACACAGTGTTGCCGGATCGGACAATGGTGTCTATCCGCCCATGAGCGATTTCCTCGCTGCGCAGCGCATTCCGTATCATGACAGTTTCGCGGAAACGCATATTTCCGCCCTGCCGAATGGGACGGTGGTGGTGATTGGAAATGCGATGAGCCGCGGGAATGTGGAAGTGGAGGCGGTGCTCAACCGCAGACTGCGATACACGTCGCTGGCCGGACTCGTTGGCGATGAGATGATCGAGGGAAAAACCAGCGTGGTGATCGCCGGGACGCATGGGAAGTCCACCACCAGTTCGCTGGCAACATGGGTGCTGGAGGTGGCGGGACACAGTCCGGGCTTCCTTATCGGTGGCATCCCCGAGAATTTTGGCCGTGGCTGCCGCACGGCGCTGATGGACGGTGTGTTCGTCACCGAGGGGGATGAATACGACACGGCCTTTTTCGACAAACGATCCAAGTTCGTGCATTACCGCCCGGAAATCGCCGTCATCAATAATGTCGAATTCGATCATGCCGATATCTTCGACTCCCTCGAACATATCAAGCGATCCTTCCGGCAGTTCGTCAATCTTATTCCGGGGAATGGACTGCTCATCGTCAACGGCGACGATGCGCATGCGGTCGAAGTCGCGCAGCAGGCGCACTGCAGCGTGCTGCGCTTCGGTATGGGATCGGAGTGCGAACTGCGATGCACGGATATGGCATACGAGGATGGAAAAACGACCTTCCGGATGACGGATATGCGGCGCGGGACGCTGCACAGTTTTCGGATCGGACTCACCGGGGAGTTCAACGTACGCAATGCGATGGCCGTCGTGGCGATCGCGGAACGTCTCGGGATATCCGACGATGTCATCCAGCGGGCTTTCGACAGTTTTCGCTCCATCAAACGCCGCATGGAGATTATCGCGGAAGCGAACGGCATCACGCTGATCGACGACTTCGCGCATCATCCCACCGCTCTGCGCCTGACGCTCACGGCGCTGCGCGAGCGCTTCCCGCATCGCAGACTCATCGCATGCTTCGAACCGCGATCGAATACCACGACACGCAGTATCTACCAGAAGGAAATCACCGAGGCCCTCGGTCTCGCCGACGTCTCCGTCATCGGCGCCATCGACCGGCCGGAACGGTACAGCGAAGAAGAACGACTTTCTCCACCACGCATCGCCGAGGAACTTAAGCGCGAAGGACGCACCGCACGCGCCATTCCCGATCCCATTGAAATGGTGGAGTACGTGAAATCAATTCTTGCCGAAGGGGATGTCGTCGCTCTCTGCAGCAACGGGAAATTCGGTGGTGCACATGCCCTGCTGCGCGAACACATCGAATCGTTGGCGGGAAACTGA